The following coding sequences lie in one Halorarum halophilum genomic window:
- the priS gene encoding DNA primase small subunit PriS, translating into MNRRTREYLGGRFGDYYRSVDIVPPPGADEREWGHIPFTSGDGTTMVRHQSLLDLGDVGEFLAREAPQHAYFSAARYDDPSHRTMSEKGWRSADLVFDIDADHLPGVDPDADSYPAMLEASKDALVRLLDLLDRDFGFADSDMEIVFSGGRGYHVHVRDPAVAGLDSKARREVVDYVRAIDLNFDGLIEKRPNERGTLQKTLRAEGGWGGRVHDRLVAYADELREMDEEAALERLEELDGVGEKTARTIRGVLERNPEGVTSGNVELGPGASTLIRALAREVVEEQTSPVDEPVTTDVRRLIRLPRSIHGGSGLVVTPLDRDEVEGFDPLRDAIPERFRGRNILIDVTDPGPVPLGGDRTKVEAGVESVNEYVGVFLMARGRAEKAKE; encoded by the coding sequence ATGAACCGGCGCACGCGCGAGTACCTCGGGGGACGCTTCGGCGACTACTACCGGAGCGTCGACATCGTCCCCCCGCCGGGCGCGGACGAGCGCGAGTGGGGCCACATCCCGTTCACCTCCGGCGACGGAACGACGATGGTCCGCCACCAGTCGCTGCTCGACCTCGGCGACGTGGGGGAGTTCCTCGCGCGCGAGGCGCCACAGCACGCGTACTTCTCCGCCGCGAGGTACGACGACCCGAGCCACCGGACCATGAGCGAGAAGGGGTGGCGATCGGCCGACCTCGTGTTCGACATCGACGCCGACCACCTGCCGGGCGTCGACCCCGACGCCGACTCCTACCCGGCGATGCTCGAGGCTTCGAAGGACGCGCTCGTCAGGCTGCTCGACCTGCTCGACCGCGACTTCGGTTTCGCCGACTCGGACATGGAGATCGTCTTCTCCGGCGGGCGGGGCTACCACGTCCACGTCCGGGATCCCGCGGTGGCCGGACTCGACTCGAAGGCGCGCCGCGAGGTGGTCGACTACGTCCGCGCCATCGACCTCAACTTCGACGGCCTCATCGAGAAGCGGCCGAACGAGCGCGGGACGCTCCAGAAGACCCTCCGCGCGGAGGGTGGCTGGGGCGGACGGGTCCACGACCGACTCGTCGCGTACGCCGACGAACTCCGGGAGATGGACGAGGAGGCGGCCCTCGAACGGCTCGAGGAACTGGACGGCGTCGGCGAGAAGACGGCCCGGACGATCCGCGGCGTGCTCGAGCGCAACCCGGAGGGCGTGACGAGCGGCAACGTCGAACTGGGTCCGGGGGCGAGCACGCTCATCCGGGCGCTTGCCCGGGAGGTGGTGGAGGAACAGACCTCCCCGGTGGACGAACCGGTCACCACCGACGTCCGCCGGCTCATCCGCCTCCCGCGGAGCATCCACGGCGGCAGCGGGCTGGTCGTGACGCCGCTCGACCGCGACGAGGTCGAGGGGTTCGACCCGCTGCGGGACGCCATCCCGGAGCGGTTCAGGGGACGGAACATCCTGATCGACGTGACCGACCCGGGACCCGTTCCGC
- a CDS encoding translation initiation factor eIF-2B encodes MIDETVEEIRDMQTHSSSVVAVKATRALRELSRREYATLDEFERDLDYNVGALRRANPSHASLHKAMREVEDAVVGNAETVDGAKELLEAAIEQTTARIETGKREAAVNAASTFVDGETFLTHDYSSTVLEAVESAAAEGNHTTAYVTEARPRYLGRKTARSLAAIDRVDTHLLVDSAAGYCLEECDRVVVGMDCIVGDTLYNRVGTFPIATAAAEVGVPVVVVGSGAKIIEDGFVFENEFRPPSEVMLEPAEDIAIENPAYDATPMHLVDEVVTDEGRLEF; translated from the coding sequence ATGATAGACGAGACGGTCGAGGAGATCCGCGACATGCAGACGCACTCCTCGTCGGTCGTCGCCGTGAAGGCGACCCGCGCCCTCCGGGAACTCTCCCGCCGGGAGTACGCCACGCTCGACGAGTTCGAGCGCGACCTCGACTACAACGTCGGCGCGCTCCGCCGCGCGAACCCCTCCCACGCGTCGCTCCACAAGGCGATGCGCGAGGTCGAGGACGCCGTGGTCGGCAACGCCGAGACGGTCGACGGCGCGAAGGAACTCCTCGAGGCGGCGATCGAGCAGACGACCGCCCGTATCGAGACGGGCAAGCGCGAGGCGGCCGTCAACGCCGCCTCGACGTTCGTCGACGGCGAGACGTTCCTCACCCACGACTACTCCTCGACCGTGCTCGAGGCCGTGGAGTCCGCCGCCGCGGAGGGGAACCACACGACCGCCTACGTCACCGAGGCGCGACCCCGCTACCTCGGCCGCAAGACCGCCCGTTCGCTCGCGGCGATCGACCGCGTCGACACGCACCTCCTCGTCGACAGCGCCGCCGGCTACTGCCTGGAGGAGTGCGACCGCGTCGTCGTGGGCATGGACTGCATCGTGGGCGACACGCTCTACAACCGCGTCGGGACGTTCCCCATCGCCACGGCCGCCGCCGAGGTGGGCGTCCCGGTCGTCGTCGTCGGCTCGGGCGCGAAGATCATCGAGGACGGGTTCGTCTTCGAGAACGAGTTCCGCCCGCCGAGCGAGGTGATGCTCGAACCCGCCGAGGACATCGCCATCGAGAACCCCGCCTACGACGCGACGCCAATGCACCTCGTCGACGAGGTCGTCACGGACGAGGGCCGCCTGGAGTTCTGA